From one Nocardioides yefusunii genomic stretch:
- the ileS gene encoding isoleucine--tRNA ligase, which yields MAYPKVSHSDAASVPASPRFPAIEEQVLAYWKADGTFEASVAQRDGGANGEDEFVFYDGPPFANGLPHYGHLLTGYVKDIVPRFQTMRGKKVERRFGWDTHGLPAELEAMRLNNIKTTDEIVEMGIDKFNDACRESVLKYSGEWQNYVTRQARWVDFDNDYKTMNPEFMESVMWAFKQLHDKGLVYEGFRVLPYCWQDETPLSNHELKMDDDVYKDRQDPAVTVGFEVTTDGPFKGAKVLIWSTTPWTLPSNIAVMVGSEIEYVLVETPGVDGAQGDKVVLAAARLASYKKEFFPDADEATVLWTGPGSELVGLSYVPPFSYYEGHANAFRVVAADDAVTTDSGTGLVHAAGGFGEVDKEVTDREGIEAVVPVGKDGRFTNPVTDYRGMQVFDANKVIIKDLKAREGSVTAGTLLVRQETYSHSYPHCWRCRQPLIYKGVESWFVQVTAIKEQMLANNEQINWTPDHIKHGQFGKWLENARDWSITRNRFWGSPVPVWKSDSDEYPRLDVYGSFEEIERDFGRLPLNAQGEPDLHRPWIDDLTRPNPDDPTGKSTMRRVTDVLDVWFDSGSMSFAQNHYPFENRDWFDGTADKKGHFPGDFIVEYIGQTRGWFYTLHILGTAIFGKPAYKNVISHGIVLGSDGQKMSKSLRNYPDVSEVFDRDGADAMRWFLMSSPILRGGNLIVTEQGIRDGVRQVMIPLWNTWYFFQMYANAAGYTAERRTDSTHPMDRYLLAKTRDFVAAVADQHESFDIAGACETTRSFLDVLTNWYIRRSRERFWAEGVTADNGANVTAETKDAFDTLYTVLETTLRASAPLLPLVTEEIWRGLTGGRSVHLTDWPSLDELPADDALVAQMDLVRDVCSAGSALRKGANLRNRLPLTALTVVAEGASVTGFESLIADELNLKGVRVVAPGSEEAAAYSVEQKLTVNARAAGPRLGKSVQLAIKGSKSGDWSVAADGTVTAGGLDLVEGEYTLETVAGEADGGTVTGMLPGGGFVVLDTVVTPELAAEGIARDLVRAVQQGRKDAGLDVSDKIALVVDGDEAVRAAVTVHEALVAGEVQATSFAVASVEGDDVAVGDGNVARFTVTKA from the coding sequence ATGGCCTACCCCAAGGTGTCCCACAGCGACGCAGCGAGCGTCCCCGCCTCCCCGCGGTTCCCCGCGATCGAGGAGCAGGTGCTCGCCTACTGGAAGGCCGACGGCACCTTCGAGGCCTCCGTCGCCCAGCGTGACGGCGGCGCGAACGGTGAGGACGAGTTCGTCTTCTACGACGGCCCGCCGTTCGCCAACGGTCTGCCGCACTACGGCCACCTGCTGACCGGCTACGTCAAGGACATCGTCCCGCGCTTCCAGACCATGCGTGGCAAGAAGGTCGAGCGTCGCTTCGGCTGGGACACCCACGGCCTGCCCGCCGAGCTCGAGGCGATGCGCCTCAACAACATCAAGACCACCGACGAGATCGTCGAGATGGGCATCGACAAGTTCAACGACGCCTGCCGTGAGTCCGTCCTGAAGTACTCCGGCGAGTGGCAGAACTACGTCACCCGTCAGGCCCGTTGGGTCGACTTCGACAACGACTACAAGACCATGAACCCCGAGTTCATGGAGTCGGTCATGTGGGCCTTCAAGCAGCTCCACGACAAGGGCCTGGTCTACGAGGGCTTCCGCGTCCTGCCGTACTGCTGGCAGGACGAGACCCCGCTGAGCAACCACGAGCTCAAGATGGACGACGACGTCTACAAGGACCGCCAAGACCCGGCCGTCACCGTCGGCTTCGAGGTCACCACCGACGGCCCCTTCAAGGGTGCGAAGGTCCTGATCTGGTCGACCACCCCGTGGACCCTGCCGTCCAACATCGCCGTCATGGTGGGCTCCGAGATCGAGTACGTCCTCGTCGAGACCCCCGGTGTCGATGGTGCTCAGGGCGACAAGGTCGTCCTGGCTGCGGCGCGTCTCGCGTCGTACAAGAAGGAGTTCTTCCCCGACGCCGACGAGGCCACCGTGCTGTGGACCGGTCCGGGCTCGGAGCTCGTGGGTCTCTCCTACGTCCCGCCGTTCTCGTACTACGAGGGCCACGCCAACGCCTTCCGCGTCGTCGCTGCCGACGACGCCGTCACCACCGACTCCGGTACGGGCCTCGTGCACGCCGCCGGTGGCTTCGGTGAGGTCGACAAGGAGGTCACCGACCGTGAGGGCATCGAGGCCGTCGTTCCCGTCGGCAAGGACGGCCGCTTCACCAACCCCGTCACCGACTACCGCGGCATGCAGGTCTTCGACGCCAACAAGGTGATCATCAAGGACCTCAAGGCCCGCGAGGGTTCCGTCACCGCGGGCACCCTGCTGGTGCGCCAGGAGACGTACAGCCACTCCTACCCGCACTGCTGGCGCTGCCGCCAGCCCCTGATCTACAAGGGTGTGGAGTCCTGGTTCGTCCAGGTCACCGCGATCAAGGAGCAGATGCTCGCCAACAACGAGCAGATCAACTGGACTCCGGACCACATCAAGCACGGCCAGTTCGGCAAGTGGCTCGAGAACGCCCGCGACTGGTCGATCACCCGCAACCGTTTCTGGGGTTCCCCGGTGCCGGTGTGGAAGTCCGACTCCGACGAGTACCCGCGTCTGGACGTCTACGGCTCCTTCGAGGAGATCGAGCGTGACTTCGGCCGTCTCCCGCTGAACGCCCAGGGCGAGCCCGACCTGCACCGTCCGTGGATCGACGACCTGACCCGTCCCAACCCCGACGACCCCACCGGCAAGTCGACGATGCGCCGGGTCACCGACGTCCTCGACGTCTGGTTCGACTCCGGTTCGATGTCGTTCGCGCAGAACCACTACCCCTTCGAGAACCGCGACTGGTTCGACGGCACCGCCGACAAGAAGGGCCACTTCCCGGGCGACTTCATCGTCGAGTACATCGGCCAGACCCGCGGCTGGTTCTACACGCTGCACATCCTGGGCACGGCGATCTTCGGCAAGCCGGCCTACAAGAACGTCATCAGCCACGGCATCGTCCTGGGCTCCGACGGCCAGAAGATGAGCAAGTCGCTGCGCAACTACCCCGACGTCTCGGAGGTCTTCGACCGCGACGGTGCCGACGCGATGCGTTGGTTCCTGATGTCGTCCCCGATCCTGCGCGGCGGCAACCTGATCGTCACCGAGCAGGGCATTCGCGACGGCGTGCGCCAGGTCATGATCCCGCTGTGGAACACCTGGTACTTCTTCCAGATGTACGCCAACGCGGCCGGCTACACCGCTGAGCGTCGCACCGACTCCACCCACCCGATGGACCGCTACCTGCTGGCCAAGACCCGCGACTTCGTCGCCGCGGTCGCCGATCAGCACGAGTCGTTCGACATCGCCGGTGCGTGTGAGACCACCCGCTCGTTCCTCGATGTCCTGACCAACTGGTACATCCGTCGTTCGCGTGAGCGTTTCTGGGCCGAGGGCGTCACTGCTGACAATGGCGCCAACGTCACGGCCGAGACCAAGGACGCCTTCGACACCCTCTACACGGTGCTCGAGACGACGCTGCGTGCCTCCGCGCCGCTGCTGCCACTGGTCACCGAGGAGATCTGGCGTGGCCTCACCGGCGGTCGTTCGGTGCACCTCACCGACTGGCCCTCGCTCGACGAGCTGCCCGCCGACGACGCGCTCGTGGCCCAGATGGACCTCGTCCGCGACGTCTGCTCGGCCGGTTCGGCGCTCCGCAAGGGTGCCAACCTGCGCAACCGTCTCCCGCTGACCGCGCTCACCGTCGTCGCCGAGGGCGCTTCGGTGACCGGCTTCGAGAGCCTGATCGCCGACGAGCTCAACCTCAAGGGCGTCCGCGTCGTCGCCCCGGGGTCGGAGGAAGCTGCCGCCTACTCCGTCGAGCAGAAGCTCACCGTCAACGCCCGCGCTGCCGGACCCCGTCTGGGCAAGAGCGTCCAGCTCGCCATCAAGGGCTCCAAGTCCGGTGACTGGTCGGTCGCCGCCGACGGAACCGTCACCGCCGGTGGCCTCGACCTCGTCGAGGGTGAGTACACGCTGGAGACCGTCGCCGGTGAGGCCGACGGCGGCACCGTGACCGGCATGCTGCCCGGTGGTGGCTTCGTCGTCCTCGACACCGTCGTGACGCCCGAGCTGGCCGCCGAGGGCATCGCCCGCGACCTGGTCCGCGCGGTCCAGCAGGGTCGCAAGGACGCCGGCCTCGACGTCTCCGACAAGATCGCTCTCGTCGTCGACGGTGACGAGGCCGTCCGTGCCGCCGTGACCGTCCACGAGGCGCTGGTGGCCGGCGAGGTCCAGGCGACCTCGTTCGCGGTCGCGTCCGTCGAGGGTGACGACGTCGCCGTGGGCGACGGCAACGTGGCTCGCTTCACGGTGACCAAGGCCTGA
- a CDS encoding ABC transporter ATP-binding protein, whose product MSKVLSQPDAHSPAEKASEPALSVRGLTGGHHGLVAVRDVTFDVADGEVLTILGPNGAGKSTTLLSIVGVLRRMGGEVLSHGETLGSKPEVNARRGVTLVPDDRGVFHQLSVADNLRLTRNSADLESVLDDFPKLRSLWKRRCGLLSGGEQQMLALAKALLQKPKVLLVDELSLGLAPKAAQELMPILRHQADERGLAVVLVEQHVDLALSIADTAAVLRHGRIELKDDAALLREQRHRIEDAYFGRQGHDPSSH is encoded by the coding sequence ATGAGCAAGGTCCTGTCCCAGCCCGACGCCCACTCCCCCGCCGAGAAGGCCTCGGAGCCCGCACTCAGCGTCCGAGGACTCACCGGAGGCCACCACGGACTGGTCGCGGTCCGCGACGTCACCTTCGACGTCGCCGACGGCGAGGTCCTGACCATCCTCGGCCCCAACGGCGCCGGGAAGTCCACGACGCTGCTCAGCATCGTCGGGGTGCTGCGACGGATGGGCGGAGAGGTGCTCTCACACGGCGAGACACTGGGCTCCAAGCCCGAGGTCAACGCCCGTCGCGGCGTCACCCTGGTTCCCGACGACCGGGGCGTCTTCCACCAACTCTCCGTGGCCGACAACCTGCGCCTGACCCGCAACTCTGCGGACCTCGAGTCGGTACTGGACGACTTCCCCAAGCTGCGCAGCCTCTGGAAGCGACGCTGCGGGCTGCTCAGCGGCGGCGAGCAGCAGATGTTGGCCCTGGCCAAGGCACTGCTGCAGAAACCGAAGGTGCTGCTGGTCGACGAACTCAGCCTCGGTCTCGCCCCGAAGGCGGCCCAGGAACTGATGCCGATCCTGCGTCACCAGGCCGACGAACGAGGTCTCGCCGTCGTGCTGGTCGAGCAGCACGTCGATCTCGCGCTCTCGATCGCGGACACCGCCGCAGTGCTGCGCCACGGCCGGATCGAACTGAAGGACGACGCGGCGCTCCTGCGTGAGCAGCGACACCGCATCGAGGACGCCTACTTCGGGCGTCAGGGACACGACCCCTCGTCCCACTGA
- a CDS encoding ABC transporter ATP-binding protein, with protein MPESPSPTLRKEPAVSGVPSPVELLRTENLSVRYGGVTANEDVCLSVHAGEVVALIGPNGAGKTTFVDAVTGYAPSSGTVHLDDKKLTGGPHKRRRAGLGRTWQAGELFDDVTVADNIAVAARTVGLRTLGADLLGRSRGSRPEEAEALELLGLTDVAHRHPSELSMGRQKLVGVARALVGNTSVVLLDEPAAGLDTHESRQLGHDVRRVAASGRGVLLIDHDMSLVMDFADRIYVLDFGKVIASGTPAEVRSDARVVAAYLGGVA; from the coding sequence ATGCCTGAGTCGCCCTCTCCCACCCTCCGGAAGGAGCCGGCAGTCTCCGGCGTCCCTTCACCCGTGGAGCTGCTGCGTACCGAGAACCTGTCGGTCCGCTACGGCGGCGTCACCGCCAACGAGGACGTCTGCCTCAGCGTCCACGCCGGCGAGGTGGTCGCCCTGATCGGCCCCAACGGCGCCGGGAAGACCACCTTCGTCGACGCCGTCACCGGCTACGCCCCCTCCAGCGGCACCGTCCACCTCGACGACAAGAAGCTGACCGGTGGACCGCACAAGCGGCGACGCGCCGGGCTCGGCCGCACCTGGCAGGCAGGCGAACTCTTCGACGACGTCACCGTCGCCGACAACATCGCCGTCGCCGCCCGTACGGTCGGACTGCGCACGCTCGGTGCGGACCTGCTGGGACGCAGCCGCGGCAGCCGCCCCGAGGAGGCAGAGGCCCTCGAACTGCTCGGGCTCACCGACGTGGCCCACCGCCACCCCTCCGAACTCTCGATGGGACGTCAGAAGCTGGTCGGCGTCGCGCGCGCCCTCGTCGGGAACACCTCGGTGGTGCTCCTGGACGAACCCGCTGCCGGACTCGACACCCACGAGAGCCGCCAACTGGGCCACGACGTGCGTCGGGTCGCGGCGTCCGGACGCGGCGTGCTGCTGATCGACCACGACATGTCACTCGTCATGGACTTCGCAGACCGGATCTACGTCCTCGACTTCGGCAAGGTGATCGCCTCCGGGACCCCGGCCGAGGTCCGCAGCGACGCCCGCGTCGTCGCCGCCTACCTGGGAGGCGTGGCATGA